ACCCGAATCCCAGCCAGAAGTCGACGTAGAAGAAGAAATCGCTCCCGCGCAGATCTCGGCCACGCTGACGACGATCAGCCAAGTCCCCAGCGGCCCTGGTGGGGTCCAGCGAGACGTCCCGACCGAGCTGCCGGAGCCCGTGGCCGGCCGCCAGCAGATCTTCACGCTCGATCCGTCTGCCGGGACCTGCGCCCTCACGCCCCAAGTCGTCGGCATGTTCGGCCAGGGTCAGCCGGTGGGGATGATCGTCACCGTCGACAACCAGAGCGGCCGCGTCCTCACCGAGTACACCCGCATCGCCACCCCCAGCGGCAACGATGCCTATGACCAATTTGCCGCCTGCATCATCGGCAACTGGGAATTTCGCTCAGCCGCCACTAGTCCCTGGAGCGAGGCCTACGTCGAGGTGGTGGTCGATCGCTCCTAGCCGAGAGGTCGTGCATTTGCCCCAGGTATGCTAATCTAGTCGGAGTCGGCGCAAAAACGCCTGTCGTTTCTGTGTCTGTGCGGGTGTAGTTTAGTGGTAAAACCTCAGCCTTCCAAGCTGATGATGCGGGTTCGATTCCCGCCACCCGCTTTCCAAGCATGAGCACTGCAAAAGCCCTGAGAATAAACGTCTCAGGGCTTTTGGCTATTTCAAGACGATGGGGCGAGTGCCGCGATCGCCCGCCTTTTAACGAGCAGAAAGGGGGCTCGTGCGGCGAGGATACTCGATGAGGAGCGGCTCTTCGGGCACGAAGGTCTCGCGGTAGGGCGATCGCTGCTTGAGGCCCCGGAAAGAGGCGATCGCCAGCGGGCTGCTCAGGCGCGTGAGGCCTTCGAGCACCCAGTACACACCCCAGCCGCGCTCGTTCTCGGTGGATGGGGGCCGCAGGGACGGGATTTCGCGGCGATCGCGGGGTTTTGCGGGATCCAAACAGCGGACGTACAAGCCTTGCCAGGTGACCGAGGGCGGCGTGATGTGCTCCTCTGGGTCATCTCCGGGCAGCCAGGACGCGTACAGATACACCTGGACTCGCTTCCCGGCCCGCAGTTGCTCAGCTTCAAAAAAGGTGTCGTAGACCCGACTCCCGAAGGCAACAGGGTCAAGCTGCTCCGCTTGAGCAGACTTTAGGTGGGCCAAGGGAACGGGGGCAAGGATGGCGAAGGAACGGGTAATAGAGTCCAAGTTGCTGGGCATTAAAGTTCGTCGATGTACGCTGCCCTGCAATTTTAGAGGAATCCCTTGCCCAAAAGGTTGCCTCACTGGCTAAGGAGCGCCGAAAAGGGGCGATCGCCCAAATTTCTCTAGCTTCTGACTAAATCTGACATTTTCTCGTTCCGCAACCAAAAATCAGGGAACACTGGTTTAAGCCTTGTTTACCTATTACATCCCAAGCAACATGTTAGGGGGTAGATAGGCGTGGCCAGAAAAACAGTTTTTAAGAAGGTAGAGAAAACAATGACAATTGGATTATTTTTGGTAGCCCTTACCAGCTTGATTTATCTAGTTTCTCGTGGCATTCATGATCAGATGAATGCTGGCAAGAAACTCAGAAAATCAACTCAAAAACCTCTAATCAGAACCAGCTTCATGGATACCGTTGCTATTTTGATGCTTATATGGAGCGGCTACAATCTGATTGTATTAATTTTGGTCAGCTAATTTATTAAATCTTAGACTGATTTTTTTAATCAAGAAATCAGAGCTAAAACTAGATCGAGAAAATTACAAAACTATTGTTATCAGTCAAAAGCTCTAGACTTTCTTCAAACTTTTAAAAAATTATGCCCGATTTAATTATTGGCACATTACAAGTTGTTATTTGGGCATGCGGAATCATTGCAAGCCTATATGTCATAGTTCCAGTATTATTGTTTATCTATTTTTTTATTCAAGAACTTCTAGGGAAAGGAAGTAAATCCCCAGAGACAGAATTTTCGGATGATTCCTATACTGTTCGCAGGACCACGGTGAACTACAGCAGTCGACCGCTTGCGCGATCGCCCGCTCCGCGGTCTGCCCGCACTGTGCCCGTCCAAACCCCTGCTCGAAAGCCCGTCACGCACCATCGCTACAGCGCGGCCTCGCCACCGCCGCCGCCACCGATGCCAAAAGTGATTCCCAAGGCGCGATCAAAAGTTCCGAATTCGCCTCAGGAACTCCTGCAGCGTCAACAGTCGAAAAAAACCAAAACCCGCGTGCCGAAAACAGGCCAAAGGGTGCCGGTAAAACGGGCGCTTTATCGACAGCTTGTAAACTTGACCAAGGATGAGGCAACGGCGGATCGGCTGCTGACTTTGGCGATCTTGAAATACCCTGAGCGATCGCCCGACTGGTGCTGCGAGAAAGTAATTTTTGATCTAGAGCGCGATCGCCGTGCATGATGAGGCGTCGCTCTCAAGGCTAGGCATTGCAGGTTTTCTAGCGGTTTCCGTAGTTCTCAAGCCCTAGGTTCGCGTGTTTCTTTGTGTCGTTCGCGATCGCTTTTTGAGCAGATTTGCTAGGGTGTGCTCGCTATTTGAGATGAGACTGGGGTGTTATGTCGATGCGATGGCACAGTGCTTGGTCCGCATTGCTAGCTTTGCCTCTGGTGATGGGGGCAGCTCGCGGGGCGATCGCGGCGCCTGATGGCTTCTTTAGCCCTTACATGGCCCAGATTCAGGAAGGGTTGCCCGCAGGGTTTGTCATGCGGCTGCCCGCCGAAGTGCTGCTGGGCGGCCCGGCCAGCTTTGCCCCGGAGGAAATGACCGTGCGGATCCTCAGCTCTCAGGCCCCGCCAGATCTGACCGTGGGACTGTTTACCTGTACCAGCGGCCCCATGCCCTGTCTGGTTGGCAGCTTCTCTGCGGATCGTCAGGGAGACCCCGACGCCGAGGCAGCCTACCGCCGCCACGTGGCCGCTGCTGCCCCTTTGACCCTGAGCGGCAACATCAAAGGCTATCTGCTCGAAGGCGGAGGCGATCAGCCATCGCCCTTTTCGTCCCTGATGTGGAAGCAAGACAGCATGATCTACACGGCCAGCTTCCTAGCCAGCGAGCGCCAAAACCTGCTGCGCATGGCGGTCTCCATGGCCAACAGTCCGCCGATTCGCCCGAGAGCGCGATCGGCTGCGGCCCAGTAGGGACTCTCTAGAACCCATGCCCCATGCACCCCAGAGCGTCAGCACCAGAACGCTTTGGGGGTGCTCCAGTCATTTCGCCGATCGCTCGGGTTAGTCCTTGAGCTGGGCGATCGCCTGCCACTCGCGAATCATGGTTTCCGTCCAGAGCCAGTCCTTGGCCAGAGCGTCCGGCTGGAAGCGCACCGGGTCCTCCAACATCACCATCTGATACAGCTTGGCGGCCTTGCTGCGCAAATTGGCCTGCTGGTCGGGGGACTCATTTTGGGCGGCCTTGGCCAGGGTGAGGGCGAGACCGGCGTAGGCGTTGAGGGTGGCGGGGGAGAGGGTCGCCGCCTTGTCTCCGGCGGCCCCAGCGGGCGCAGACTCATCTACGGCAAGGGTGGCCAGCCACACATCATTGGCCCGATTGAGGTTGCCTTCGAGGTAGTAGGCAAAGCCCAGGGCGTTTTGGTAGAGGGGGTTCTCAGCGTCGGCTTTGGCGGCGGTTTCCCAGTAGCGGCGCGCGTCGTCGATGCTGAAGGTTTTGTCGCCAGACTGGAGAGACTGCCACGCGAGACGCCCCCGCAAGAAGCTCACGCCGGGGTCATCCAAGGTTTGATTGGGGACGGTGGCTAGGGCAGCCTTGGCCTGGGCAAGGGCTCCCCGGTCGAGGAGGGCCGCCACGGCGGCGTTGCCGCGATCGAGATTGGGCTGGGAGAAGCTTTCGATGGCGATCGCCGTGACCGTGGCGGTCTCGGCCTGGGCCAGATCCTCGGGGGCAACACTGCTCGTCGAAGCCTGGTCTGTGCGGGCTTCGATACCGGGCGGCAGCTCACCCAGATCGCGGCTCAGGCGGACATCGCGCACCCACAGCCCCACAGCGGCGATCGCCCCTAGGCCGACGATACTTCCCATGGCGATCAGCACTGCCAAGCGCGATCGGCTGGAGGCCAACAGTGACGGCTTCGGGGTCGTTTTCTCAGGGGGCACAGGAACGACTGGCAAGGCAGGCGCTGGCTCGGCGGGCGCGGCCGCCACTGCTACAGGCACCGGCTCGGGCGCTGGTGGCGCAGAACTAGGCGCTTCGGCGGGCGGCTCGGACGTGGTGATCTGGCGAAACAGGTCCGCAACCACGCTGGCATCATTCTCGTAATCCGCTTCGTTCTGGTCCCAGCCCTCTACATCTCCCGAAAAGCCGCCGAAATCCTCGTATTCTCCAAGATCGTCAACGAATTCACCCAAATCCTCTTCATCGAAGTCGCCGTAGTCTTCGGGGTTGTAGTCCTCGGCGTCGTAGTCTTCGGGGCCGTAGATTTCATCGTTGTCTGCCCCTGGCCGCTCCGGGGCCTCTGCCTCCCAGGGCAAGCTGCTCGAGGGCGATCGCCCGGGGGCTTGATCCGCTTGGGGTTCTGCGGCCTGCTCCGTTTCCGGCTCAGCGTCTTCCACGGCGATCGCCCCATTGAGCAGCTCGGCCCCCTCCAGGCGATCGCTCGCCCAGTCGATTTCGCCCGGATCGATGACCGCGTCGCCCTCCTCCACCGGCAAAATCCCCGTCCAGGGCAGCCAAGGCGCATTGGCCACGTCGGCTAGCCCTTCGCCCTCACTGTCCGGAGGCGCTGGCAGGAGACGCCCATCAAACTCGGGCTGCAAATACAGAATGGGCAGTGCCCAGTAGAGCTGCTTGGAGCCATAGGCAGAAATGAGGCCCTGCCGCGCCCGGCTGAGGCTCAGGTCGATGGCGTAGCGCTGCTTGAGATTGCGATAAAACAGGCGGGTCAGGGTCAGCGCCACCTCATCGGGAATGCGCTCTGCCATGGCCAGCACCGCCGGGACGCCCCGCTGCACCAGGACATCGGCCAGGTTGCGGCTCATGGCCTGATCGATCGCGGCCAGAGGGCTGTGGGCGCCACGACAGGAGTTGAACACGGCCATGCGAATGCCGTTGTTGGCCAGCAGGCCCGCCAGGTCGTCACCGCTGAGGGTTTCGGTGAGGCCGGTGCGGCCGTTGACCAGGTAGAGGTGCCCGCCGGAGAGACTAAATTCGCTGTGACCGGCGTAGTGCAGGACCTGGTAGCGGCCCTGCTCCAGGGCCTGGGTGAGCTGCTCGCGGCCGGGCTGCTCGAGGATCGTCAGCTCGATCTCGGGGCCGCTGGTTTCGGCGTCTTCCTGGAGCGCTTGCAGCTCAGCCTGGAGCTGCAATGCTTCTTGCTTGAGGGCCAGCCCGACCTGATCGGCGGGGGTGGCGATCGCCATCAAAATCTGCAAAGGCCGGTCTGAATCGGGCGCCCAGTTTTGCTGCACCTGGGCCGGGGGCCGCCCGGCGTAGATGGCCCGGTAGCGCGAAAACACCACATCCATCCCCGTCGCCAGAGGGCGATTGCCAGCGTAGAGGACCTCCCAGGGCACCGCCCACACCCGGCTGTCCTTGGGGCCGAGGCCTAGGCGCAGACGCAGGACGGCCTGACGGTGCTGGGCCACGCCCTGGGCGGTCACCCAGCTATCGCGAATGGTGCCCTGGAACAGGGCGTTGTAGAGCTGCTGCCCCAGCTGCACCAGATCCGGCGACGCGGGCTCTGTGCTACCCTGCAAGACCCCGGCGATGGGCTCATCCATCAGCCGCCCCGCCAGCCGTAGCCACTGCTCCACGGGCCACACAACCTGCTCCTCAGCCAGGGGCACCCCCGGAGCGACCTGCTCCGTGCGCACGAGATATTCGTCCCCACCAATGGGGGTGACAGAAATATGAAATTCCTGAATCACGGCGTTAGCGCACTCCTGCTGAGGTCCCAAAACGTTACTCCCCCTAGCGTGGTTTTGCGATCGCTCCGAAGGCAAGGGTCGCAAGCGCTGGCGATCGCCCCTTGCACGGCCCTTTTGAGACGATTGTAGGCTGCCAACTGGCTGAGCGTTTCGCGGAGGACCCATCGAGACTGAGCAAAACGCGATCGCCCACCGCAGGACGCTACTCGCAGCCTCTGACTGTGTTTCCCACTGGGGTTCTACCCGATCAGACTGATTTTGGTGAGGAAAAGTTACCGGTTTTTGGCGATTTTTTGGAGGCGATCGCCCCAAAACTCTCCGGATCTCCTGGGCCTCTCCAGAAAAAAGAAGTGGTAGATGCACCCTGATTAATTTCCCCAGCCCACCCGGACTGGGGATTTTTTTTGCTCAGATAATGGCTCACCCAACCGAGTCCTGAGTTTCGCTGTCGAGGCGCTTGAGCTGAGCGTAGGTGACGCCCCAGTCATGCATCGCTTGCAGCAGGGGCCGCAGGGTTTCTCCCAGGGGCGTCAGGGAATATTCGACCTTGGGCGGCACCTGGGGATAGATTTCGCGGTGGATGATGCCGTCAGCTTCCATCTCTCGCAGCTGCTGGGTCAGCATTTTTTGGGTGATGCCGGGGAGCGATCGCTGGAGTTCGTTAAAGCGCCTCACGCCGGTCAGCAGCTCCCGAATAATCAACACTTTCCAGCGCCCGCCCAAAATATCGAGGGTGGTTTCGACCGCGCAGCTCAAGAGCGTGTGGCCCTCAGCCGACAAATCCAGCATGGACGGAGAATCGGGAGAATGCATGGCGATGGCGTCGTAATTTGCAGCCGTTACTGATTAATAATCTAGTCAATTCAAAAACTTGTGAAGCTCTCAATCGGGGGATAGTTACTTTTTGGAAACTACCTTACTAAAAAGTGCATACTTCTCAAGAACTGACGTTTTTCTTAGAATTGAAATCAGCAAGAACAAAGCGAGAATCAAATACAAAAAAATTGATTTCACGCTTCAAAACTCCCGCGATTTCATCATCAAATTATCATGTCCAACGCCAATATCGCCGACACCAAGCCCGCTGTTCTAAAAGTCGAGCCTGGAACCTACTACTATTGCAGCTGCGGGCTTTCCAGCAATCAGCCGTTCTGCAATGGCGCTCACAAAGGCAGTGATTTCACGCCGATCAAGGTGGAAATCGAGGAGGCCAAAACCGTGGCTTTCTGCAACTGCAAGCAGAGCCAAAATGGCGCTTTTTGTGATGGCAGCCACACCAAGCTTTAGGACCTGATTTTCGTTTATTCTGAGGGCGATCGCCCTGCACCCATCCACGTTTTGGACCGGAGGCTTCTATGTTGACCCTGCGCAAAGCTCACGAACGCGGTCACGCCAACTATGGCTGGCTCAACACAAACTACACCTTCTCCTTTGCCAACTATTATGACCCACAGCACATGGGCTTTCGGGCGCTGCGGGTGATCAACGAAGACTACGTGGCGCCGGGCCAGGGCTTCGGCACCCACGGCCACCGGGACATGGAGATCATCACCTACGTCCTCGAAGGGGCGCTGGCTCACAAGGACAGCCTCGGCAATGGTGCCCAGATCGTGCCGGGAGAGGTGCAGCGCATGACGGCGGGCACCGGGATCCAGCACAGCGAGTTCAACGCTTCGGACTCCGAGCAGGTGCACCTGCTGCAAATCTGGCTCTTGCCCGAGACCCAGAATCTGCCGCCGAGCTACGAGCAGAAGGCCTTTTCTCTGGTCGAGACGCCCAGCGACCTCAAGCTCGTGGCCTCTCGCGACGGCCGCGACGGCTCGGTGACGGTGCATCAGTCGGTGGATCTCTACGCAGCGGTGCTAGAGCCCGCCAGCGAAGTGGTGCACGTCTTGCAGCCCGGTCGCCACGCCTGGGTCCAGGTGGCGCGGGGCCAGGTGACGGTGAATGGTCAGCCGATGGAGGCGGGGGACGGGGCCGCCATCAGCCAAGAAGAAAAAGTGGCGATCGCCACTGGGCCTGACCACAGCGCCGAGTTTCTGCTCTTTGATCTGGCCTAGGCCTCCCCAAAGCGATAGCCCTTGCCGTAGATGGTGTGGATCAGCACCTTCTCGCCAGGGGCTTCGATCTTGCGGCGCAGGAGACGCACCTGGGCCGCCAGCACGTTGCTGCTGGGGCGGTTGGTGTCGCCCCACAGATAGCCGTGGATCTGCTCGTGGGTGAGCAGCTGCCCCCCGTGCTGCATAAAGTACGCCAAGAGCTTTTCTTCTTTTTCAGATAGCTCGATGGTGCGGCCCTGGCGGTAGGCCACTTGGTTGTCGCGATCGAGCACGAGATCTTCGAGGGTCAGGCGCTGGCTGGGGGTCGGGGACTCCAGGGTCGCTGGGCGTCGCAGCAGCGCCCGCACCCGCGCCAGCAGCTCTCGCAGCTCAAAGGGCTTGACCAGATAGTCATCGGCCCCGGCGTCTAGGCCCTCGACGCGATCGTCCACGGTGTCCTTGGCCGTGAGAAAGAGCACCGGGGTCGTGTCTCCGCGCGATCGCCGCTCTTGGCAAATCTCGATACCCGATCGCTGGGGCAGCATCCAGTCCAAAATCAGCAGATCATACTGGCCCTGGGCCGCCAAAGCGCCGCCCGTCGAGCCGTCGTAGGCCACATCCACCGCGTAGCCTTCCCGCATGAGCTGGCGACTCAGGGGGTCTGCCATGGCCGCTTCGTCATCAACCAAGAGGATGCGCATGATTTCAGGTGCGATCGCCGTTTTTCGGGGAGCCCGCCGCCAAAATTCCGGGTGAGGACAGGCCTATTAACAGCTTATTATGGTCCTGCTCAGTGCCGAAGGCCGCCGATCCACCACCATGATTACCATCGCCCTCCCCAAAGGTGCCCTGCT
This genomic stretch from Geitlerinema sp. PCC 7407 harbors:
- a CDS encoding helix-turn-helix domain-containing protein — translated: MHSPDSPSMLDLSAEGHTLLSCAVETTLDILGGRWKVLIIRELLTGVRRFNELQRSLPGITQKMLTQQLREMEADGIIHREIYPQVPPKVEYSLTPLGETLRPLLQAMHDWGVTYAQLKRLDSETQDSVG
- a CDS encoding pirin family protein, which produces MLTLRKAHERGHANYGWLNTNYTFSFANYYDPQHMGFRALRVINEDYVAPGQGFGTHGHRDMEIITYVLEGALAHKDSLGNGAQIVPGEVQRMTAGTGIQHSEFNASDSEQVHLLQIWLLPETQNLPPSYEQKAFSLVETPSDLKLVASRDGRDGSVTVHQSVDLYAAVLEPASEVVHVLQPGRHAWVQVARGQVTVNGQPMEAGDGAAISQEEKVAIATGPDHSAEFLLFDLA
- a CDS encoding CDGSH iron-sulfur domain-containing protein — translated: MSNANIADTKPAVLKVEPGTYYYCSCGLSSNQPFCNGAHKGSDFTPIKVEIEEAKTVAFCNCKQSQNGAFCDGSHTKL
- a CDS encoding CHAT domain-containing protein; this translates as MIQEFHISVTPIGGDEYLVRTEQVAPGVPLAEEQVVWPVEQWLRLAGRLMDEPIAGVLQGSTEPASPDLVQLGQQLYNALFQGTIRDSWVTAQGVAQHRQAVLRLRLGLGPKDSRVWAVPWEVLYAGNRPLATGMDVVFSRYRAIYAGRPPAQVQQNWAPDSDRPLQILMAIATPADQVGLALKQEALQLQAELQALQEDAETSGPEIELTILEQPGREQLTQALEQGRYQVLHYAGHSEFSLSGGHLYLVNGRTGLTETLSGDDLAGLLANNGIRMAVFNSCRGAHSPLAAIDQAMSRNLADVLVQRGVPAVLAMAERIPDEVALTLTRLFYRNLKQRYAIDLSLSRARQGLISAYGSKQLYWALPILYLQPEFDGRLLPAPPDSEGEGLADVANAPWLPWTGILPVEEGDAVIDPGEIDWASDRLEGAELLNGAIAVEDAEPETEQAAEPQADQAPGRSPSSSLPWEAEAPERPGADNDEIYGPEDYDAEDYNPEDYGDFDEEDLGEFVDDLGEYEDFGGFSGDVEGWDQNEADYENDASVVADLFRQITTSEPPAEAPSSAPPAPEPVPVAVAAAPAEPAPALPVVPVPPEKTTPKPSLLASSRSRLAVLIAMGSIVGLGAIAAVGLWVRDVRLSRDLGELPPGIEARTDQASTSSVAPEDLAQAETATVTAIAIESFSQPNLDRGNAAVAALLDRGALAQAKAALATVPNQTLDDPGVSFLRGRLAWQSLQSGDKTFSIDDARRYWETAAKADAENPLYQNALGFAYYLEGNLNRANDVWLATLAVDESAPAGAAGDKAATLSPATLNAYAGLALTLAKAAQNESPDQQANLRSKAAKLYQMVMLEDPVRFQPDALAKDWLWTETMIREWQAIAQLKD
- the rppA gene encoding two-component system response regulator RppA, which codes for MRILLVDDEAAMADPLSRQLMREGYAVDVAYDGSTGGALAAQGQYDLLILDWMLPQRSGIEICQERRSRGDTTPVLFLTAKDTVDDRVEGLDAGADDYLVKPFELRELLARVRALLRRPATLESPTPSQRLTLEDLVLDRDNQVAYRQGRTIELSEKEEKLLAYFMQHGGQLLTHEQIHGYLWGDTNRPSSNVLAAQVRLLRRKIEAPGEKVLIHTIYGKGYRFGEA